One genomic region from Nocardia vinacea encodes:
- a CDS encoding exonuclease subunit SbcD — MLYQRSRAEDHIAVLHEIIDIARTHKPHLIIHSGDLFDHRRPSYHDEGIAIDVLQELAAIAPIVVLRGNHDSPHWFRHFARAFGPRSGIHLIDSRRDPNDGGILRFDGPGDTTLRLGVLPFVDIATQTNVYDNPDQWYSSYARAVGEFERELAAELVRDLDTSREIAVFTAHEYVRGAELSGTERAMHVDDKYATDPADLPAVSYAALGHIHKPQQLRISGVTACYAGSPLQLDFGEAGEQKSVVIADLHPGQPAEITTVALRSARQLRIFEGTLDKLRANASTFGRDLCLFKIHTPTNDPTLAEQVSAIVPDAEIVGVRPIFGDEPEIITADIVGAEADSDLRTLFAEFLSTQTGPKADPQILHKQFDRILTCFEDEVAFTLPDIEALLAEPDDTTDLEENQR; from the coding sequence ATGCTGTATCAGCGATCCCGCGCCGAAGACCACATTGCTGTCCTCCACGAAATAATCGATATCGCCCGAACACACAAGCCTCACCTGATAATTCATTCCGGCGACCTGTTCGATCATCGCCGGCCGTCCTACCACGACGAAGGCATCGCGATAGACGTCCTGCAGGAACTCGCTGCGATCGCCCCCATCGTAGTGCTTCGTGGCAACCACGACTCGCCTCACTGGTTCCGCCATTTCGCCCGAGCGTTCGGGCCTCGCAGCGGAATTCACCTTATCGACAGTCGGCGTGACCCGAACGACGGTGGAATACTCCGCTTCGACGGCCCCGGCGACACGACCCTGCGACTTGGAGTGCTCCCGTTCGTCGATATCGCTACCCAGACCAACGTATACGACAATCCCGACCAGTGGTATTCGTCCTACGCCCGGGCTGTGGGCGAATTCGAACGAGAACTCGCCGCGGAACTGGTGCGCGATCTGGACACCAGCCGGGAGATCGCCGTGTTCACCGCACACGAATACGTGCGAGGCGCTGAACTCAGCGGGACCGAACGAGCAATGCACGTCGATGACAAGTACGCCACCGATCCCGCGGACCTGCCCGCGGTCTCCTACGCCGCGCTCGGACACATCCACAAACCCCAACAGCTCCGCATCAGCGGCGTCACCGCCTGTTACGCCGGATCCCCACTGCAGCTGGACTTCGGCGAAGCGGGCGAGCAGAAGAGCGTCGTCATCGCCGATCTGCACCCAGGCCAACCCGCCGAGATCACCACCGTGGCGCTCCGAAGCGCGCGGCAGCTGCGGATCTTCGAAGGCACCCTCGACAAACTACGGGCAAACGCATCGACCTTCGGGCGGGACCTGTGCCTGTTCAAAATCCACACCCCGACAAACGATCCCACGCTCGCCGAGCAGGTCAGCGCGATCGTCCCCGACGCGGAGATCGTAGGAGTACGACCGATATTCGGGGATGAACCGGAAATCATCACCGCTGACATCGTTGGTGCTGAGGCCGACTCGGATCTGCGGACACTGTTCGCCGAATTCCTGTCCACCCAGACCGGGCCCAAGGCGGACCCACAGATTCTGCACAAACAGTTCGACCGCA